Genomic window (Vicia villosa cultivar HV-30 ecotype Madison, WI unplaced genomic scaffold, Vvil1.0 ctg.000684F_1_1_3, whole genome shotgun sequence):
ATTTATACTCTCAAATGCAGTCTTCAAATCTTTCAACTCCTCTGTAAGAACCATGTAAAACTGGCTTTCACTGACCCCATCTCGAAAGATAACAATTTTTTCGGGCCTGGCTTTGTTTAACTTTGCATAATGTGTAACAAGGTCAAGGCAAACCCTTCCAAAATGCAAAATTTTCTCCATTCGACGCTCTTGAGCAAAAACTCGTGCTGCATAGCGATTTGCAGCTGGCCAGTTAATTGTGGCAACCACCGCCGCAATTGATGGACTTTCTATATCCTGAGAACCTGGATGATTGACATCAGCCCCTATGAACATAACATGCCTGTCATTCTCAAAGTGTGGGATCCTATTAAGGAGCTCTACATTACTGCCTCCAATTTTCGCATTGATTTTTAGAGCAAGATTTGTTAAATACTGGTCTTTCCCTTTATTAGGATTGCTTTTATTAGATAAGCAGCATTGTGTCACTATGCCAACCTTGGTCTCAGCAATCCACTTGAGGCGCTTGTAACCTTCAACCCTTTTGTCCATCACACAAAGAAGAAACTGCAGCCGCTGTTGACTTATTCGCTCAAGTAATTTAGACAGTGAATTGTAATCCCCAAGTTGCTTCATTTCAGATTCCTCATACAAAATAGGATCCTTCATGTCAATAGCCAACTTCTTGTACTTTTCCTTAAGATCTTTTACAAACTGACCACGATTAAATTTGTGGATAGATCCCTTGCTGGTAAAATCAAGGATACCCCAATGCTCAACAGGTTTTCCATCTACCATTGACTTTCCGACTAAATTCCAATGACATTTCTCCAGACTCAGATTCACAGTACCACTCTTTCCATTTGGATCACCTAACTTCAATATTGGAGGCGCAATTACACGTCCGGTCACATTTGTCATGGAAGGTATGACATCCATTCCAAAATTCTGAAGAATATCACCGCTGTCAAAAAAAATTCTGTTAGGCATCTGATTATAAAGATCACAAAGTATAAGTTCAAAAATGACTGTAAATTGTAATATAACTATATTACCTGCGCGGTCCAACAGGGGACGTCATCATCAATTCTATTGAAGATTTTCTATCCTTTGGACTAGCCAAGGACATGTTTTTCAGCTTCGTGGAAGCAAAGAGATCCAGACTGTCTGTGGGATATCTCTGACCTTCAACCAAGACGCAGAGCTCCATAGGCATATAATTAGCCTTGTTGCCCCCGAAAACCAATGCAGGAATATCTGTGTTTTTTATATGAAAGGAGTGTTTTTCTCTAAAGTAGTCAGTAAGATATTTTCTGCTAGGGGGGTTTTGGCCCTCTTGGTCCACACAAAGGAAAGTGATATCGCGTGTTTTTTCACGTGTTAACCCTGTAATGGTGTACTTTTGTTTGGTGAATCTGTGAATGACATTCACTTTCAATCCAACGAGTTCCTTCTCGACAACTTTCCTAAATTTCTCAAACTGATTCAAATTGAAATTATTGATACGCTCAACGAGGAAATCTAGGACTGGCATTTTCTTTGAAAAAGGCAAAACTGAATAGTCAAGACACAAAGATAAACCTTGAGCTGTGGTCTTGAGACTATGATGAAACCCTCCAATTGCAATTACTCCCCGTGTGAGATCCATCTCTTTCAGGGTAGGATTAGTGGGGAAAAAACGTCGTCCTAAAGCAATTGTGCGTCTTGTTGGATTCTCTTTTACCACCAAGTCCATTCCCTGTAAAATATCCCTTGGAATGGAATACGCTCCGCCCCTAATGTAATCTCTCAACATGCGAAGCTCGAGTTTGTTCACCAGCTTTATAGTAACTGTATAAGAAACAGTTCTTTCGCCTTCTCCTCTTGAGACTTCGACAGTAAGAGTTTCTTCAGGCAATTCACTAGCACTATAGATGTTCGATCCTCCATCATAAGCAGTCATCAACAAAAGCGGTCTCTCAGTAAGCAATTTGTTTCTGATTAAAGATAACTCAAACTTGGAAATCTTCTTTGGAGGAGAAAAATTATTTCTGGGCGGCAAAGTAGGTTTCACATCGACATCGTAGTGCATGATAGTTTTTTCTGGTTCGTAGGTAACCGGAAAATGATTCACATGAAGTTTGCATTTGCGAATATACTCTGTCCCGCCCTTGTCAGGCCGGCGTATGGGTCTAGTTGTTGGACTTTCCTCTGGCTGCTCTTTTACTTTCAGAGATCCAATATCTGCAAAGTAAATCGTCTTCCCTCATTCGATATAATCATATATAAGTTGAT
Coding sequences:
- the LOC131630450 gene encoding protein argonaute 2-like → MERDGYRNTTAGRNGNRGGGGHGHGRGRGREFHQQSSAGGGGGRGRGREFYQHQETGAGTDGGRGRARDFYQRQETSAGNGGGRGRARDFYQRQETNAGNGGGRGRAREFYRNQETGADNGGGRGRGREFHQHQETSSGGGGRGRQFHQQQETSAGGRGRGREFHQPEQTGADGGGVDGGLQPQPENCWSRRPNITKHTNLQPEVQTHPLPDIGSLKVKEQPEESPTTRPIRRPDKGGTEYIRKCKLHVNHFPVTYEPEKTIMHYDVDVKPTLPPRNNFSPPKKISKFELSLIRNKLLTERPLLLMTAYDGGSNIYSASELPEETLTVEVSRGEGERTVSYTVTIKLVNKLELRMLRDYIRGGAYSIPRDILQGMDLVVKENPTRRTIALGRRFFPTNPTLKEMDLTRGVIAIGGFHHSLKTTAQGLSLCLDYSVLPFSKKMPVLDFLVERINNFNLNQFEKFRKVVEKELVGLKVNVIHRFTKQKYTITGLTREKTRDITFLCVDQEGQNPPSRKYLTDYFREKHSFHIKNTDIPALVFGGNKANYMPMELCVLVEGQRYPTDSLDLFASTKLKNMSLASPKDRKSSIELMMTSPVGPRSGDILQNFGMDVIPSMTNVTGRVIAPPILKLGDPNGKSGTVNLSLEKCHWNLVGKSMVDGKPVEHWGILDFTSKGSIHKFNRGQFVKDLKEKYKKLAIDMKDPILYEESEMKQLGDYNSLSKLLERISQQRLQFLLCVMDKRVEGYKRLKWIAETKVGIVTQCCLSNKSNPNKGKDQYLTNLALKINAKIGGSNVELLNRIPHFENDRHVMFIGADVNHPGSQDIESPSIAAVVATINWPAANRYAARVFAQERRMEKILHFGRVCLDLVTHYAKLNKARPEKIVIFRDGVSESQFYMVLTEELKDLKTAFESINYSPSITLIVAQKRHQTRLFPVSANGVCTGNVFPGTVVDTDVVHPFEFDFYLCSHNGSLGTSKPTHYHVLWDENKFSSDDLQKLIYNLCFTFARCTKPVSLVPPVYYADLAAYRGRLYYEAKKSANRNDELFSELHPNTENMMFFV